The genomic interval GACTGTCTCCGCATCAAGCCGCCAATTTGATTGGCGTGCAAGTAGACGGTTGTAAGGATCCCTTTCGTCCAATACCTCGTTCGATTTCGAGGATTGGCGATACGTACTTGAGGTGACAATGAGCTTCACAATATGTTTGACGTTCCACCCACTCTCCATAAACTCTACAGCGAGCCAATCAAGGAGTTCAGGATGGATCGGCGGTTCACCTTGGGCCCCGAGGTCGTCCAAGACGCGAGACAATCCTGTTCCAAAATAGAGTGCCCAAAGACGGTTTACAAAGGCACGAGCAGTCAACGGGTTTTCTGCCGACACTATCCACCGCGCGAGCTCCAAGCGGTTTGGACGGCGGTTTTTGATATTCAAGTCCCCAAGGAAAGCCGGTATCATTGGTTCTACAATCTCACCCGAATCGTCCATCCAATTGCCTCGTGGTAACACACGGGTCGTCCGTGGGAGCGTAGATACCGTTGTGAGCGAGAAGGGTATCTCTGCTTCGAGGTCAGTTTTCTGTTTCTGTAAATTCGCAATCTGGTTCCGAATGCCGTCAAGCGCAGGTGTGATACGGCGATACTCCGCCGCAATCTGTTCGCGCTGACTCGTCGTCCTAACAGACGGATTCACCTGAATAGCAGCAATAACCTGCTCCGTATGCGTATGTTTTACCGCCGAGCCGCGAGTCGTCGCAATGCCAGCGAGGTCCCAATAAGTCGTCCCCCCAAATTGCGCAAATGCCATTCCGTTCAGAACGCTTCCAGGTTCCAGTCCAACAACTGCGGGATCTACCTCAAGACGCACCCATTCCGCTGTTCCGGGTAGCGGTCCCATAGATTTATGTGCAGGCGTGTCACTCCCAATCTCACCGAAGTTAATTTTGTCTTCACCCCAAAATGCACGGTGCTCCCAAGTGCCGTCGTTCCACTGGAGCATTACCGTTTCTGGCGGTGATTCGGGGTCAAGCCAGACATAAGCGAATAACCGATCGCCCTCTGCTAAGGTAAATGTCCGATTTGCACTGCGGAAACTGTGCTGGACGATCTGTTCAGGTGTCGCTGTTTGCCGACGCGATAAGCGTTTACTGAAAACAGGTGCCTCATTTTTACCGACAAATTCCCATGTGCCTTCAGTTCTACCCCCGTTTGCTTGGGCATCGTCTATCCACGCGAAATCGGTCGTTTCTGTTGCATCGAGCAGCGAAAGCACCTCGTTCTCCCATTCTCTCTGTTCCGCTTCCAACCCTGGAGATGATGCCTTGAAGACCTGTTGCAATTTCGCCAATTCGTCGTCAATATCTTGGAGCACCGATTTCTGCGCGGGTGTCGGTAGCATCACGGTCGGTTCCCACTTACTTCTACCGGGATATACTCCTGGTCCCTCAACATCAGCAAAAAACGCCGCGAAACTGTAAAAATCTTCCGCGGTATAAGGATCGAACTTATGGTCGTGGCACTGTGCACAACCGAGCGTCGCCCCTAACCAGACAGACGCAGTTGTCCGGACTCTGTCTGCAGCATAGATGGCAAGATATTCTTTCGCCTGTGCTCCACCCTCCGAGGTCGTCTGATTCAGACGGTTATAACCAGAAGCTATCTTCTGTGTAGCCGTGGTATTCGGTAAGAGATCGCCTGCAAGATTTTCCACTGTGAATTGATCAAAAGGCATATTATCATTAAACGCTTGGATTACATAGTCTCTATAGGGCCAGATACTCACATTTTCGTCAGCATGGTAACCACTCGTATCCGCATAGCGCACCAAATCCAGCCAGTACATTGCCATCCGCTCGCCGTATTGCGGTTCAGACAGAAGCCTGTTGACAAGGGATTGATATGCATCCGGGGTTTCATCCCTCACGAAGTGCTCCACCTCAGCAGGCGTAGGCAGTAGCCCAGTCAGATCAAAATGTAAGCGGCGGATAAGCGTCCGTTTGTCTGCTTCTGGTGATGGCGTGAGATCTTCTGTTTCCAATCTTCCAAGTATAAACGCATCAATCGGGTTCCGAACCCATGTCGTGTCTTTAACGGGAGGCGGATCAACGCGTTTAGGAAGATTGTAGACCCAATGCTCTTCCCATTCCGCACCTTCAGCAATCCACTGGATGAGCGTGTCGATCTGCTCCTGTGTCGGCTGACGATTGGAGATCTGCGGTGGCATCCGCTGGTCAATATTTTCGTGTGTTATGCGTAGAACTAATTCACTGTTTTCCGGTTCACCCGGCACGATAATTGGATAACCACTCGGTGTGGAGAAGGCACCCTGTTTTGTGTCAAGTCGCAGATTCGCTTGACGAACCGCCGGATCGGGACCGTGGCACGCGAAACATTTATCCGACAATATCGGTCGAATATCACGGTCAAACCGAAGTTTTTCAGCGTCGGCGGGTTGCAGTGCGACAGTGAGTCCCAGCAGAAATATGATAAGGCTCATAAAACCTTTGCGAACGTACATTGAACCGTCTAAATGTGATAACAGTGTCTGTGACATTACAGAACCTTTCCTCCATTTTGCTGTCTGGACAATGCCAGACTGGCCGTCCATTCTCAACTCGCTATGTTGATGTAAGCCCGACCCCTCTCACAACTACAGACTTTGACCAGCACATGAATGAATGCTACAATCGCTGCTTGATTCTTCCCCAAGTAGTTGTGAGTTTGTCTGAAGCGGAAACCGCTTGAGGTTTGCCAGCCGTTTCGCCCTCACCGTCTCCCATTTCAATGTCATCAATATAA from Candidatus Poribacteria bacterium carries:
- a CDS encoding PSD1 and planctomycete cytochrome C domain-containing protein, which gives rise to MSQTLLSHLDGSMYVRKGFMSLIIFLLGLTVALQPADAEKLRFDRDIRPILSDKCFACHGPDPAVRQANLRLDTKQGAFSTPSGYPIIVPGEPENSELVLRITHENIDQRMPPQISNRQPTQEQIDTLIQWIAEGAEWEEHWVYNLPKRVDPPPVKDTTWVRNPIDAFILGRLETEDLTPSPEADKRTLIRRLHFDLTGLLPTPAEVEHFVRDETPDAYQSLVNRLLSEPQYGERMAMYWLDLVRYADTSGYHADENVSIWPYRDYVIQAFNDNMPFDQFTVENLAGDLLPNTTATQKIASGYNRLNQTTSEGGAQAKEYLAIYAADRVRTTASVWLGATLGCAQCHDHKFDPYTAEDFYSFAAFFADVEGPGVYPGRSKWEPTVMLPTPAQKSVLQDIDDELAKLQQVFKASSPGLEAEQREWENEVLSLLDATETTDFAWIDDAQANGGRTEGTWEFVGKNEAPVFSKRLSRRQTATPEQIVQHSFRSANRTFTLAEGDRLFAYVWLDPESPPETVMLQWNDGTWEHRAFWGEDKINFGEIGSDTPAHKSMGPLPGTAEWVRLEVDPAVVGLEPGSVLNGMAFAQFGGTTYWDLAGIATTRGSAVKHTHTEQVIAAIQVNPSVRTTSQREQIAAEYRRITPALDGIRNQIANLQKQKTDLEAEIPFSLTTVSTLPRTTRVLPRGNWMDDSGEIVEPMIPAFLGDLNIKNRRPNRLELARWIVSAENPLTARAFVNRLWALYFGTGLSRVLDDLGAQGEPPIHPELLDWLAVEFMESGWNVKHIVKLIVTSSTYRQSSKSNEVLDERDPYNRLLARQSNWRLDAETVRDNALLLSGLLVPKIGGPSVRPYQPVGYYSNLNFPKRVYVHDTGEDQYRRGLYTHWQRTFLHPSMMAFDAPSRQECTAERATSNTPMQALTLLNDPSYVEAARVFAARIIQEGGESVTDRINWAYQWTLSRLPEPKELEIITNLYEKHQAEYTADLEDADALIAMGDAPITEGVASDELAAWTSVARVILNLHETITRY